The following are from one region of the Paenibacillus sp. KS-LC4 genome:
- a CDS encoding TrkH family potassium uptake protein, whose translation MKISFFSLLKWSPPRILVVGFAIIIMLGALLLSLPFASADGSGLRFLDAFFTATSATSVTGLVVVDSGTYFSIAGQLIIMLLIQIGGLGFMTMGTLFALVLKKRISLKERLILQEAMNQGSMEGIVRLIRKVIVYSLSFELIGTLLFTLRFACDMPFGKAMYFGLFHAISLFNNAGFDIFGDYRSLTMYVDDPIVNLTAMLLIISGGLGFIVISDLLEFRRRKRLSLHSKVVLAMTGSLIAVGAVVIFIFEFSNASTLGSLDWGGKILSSFFQSVSPRTAGANTLNYADLRQATLFFTIILMFIGASPGSTGGGIKTTTFMTLIGAVVAMFRGKEDIVLFRYRLGKERVLKALTITMLSLVLVVVVTMLLSATEDQQFIKILFEATSAFGTVGLSMGITPELSDFGKIIISITMFAGRLGPLTLAYALNPKTSKELYRYPEGKITIG comes from the coding sequence TTGCTTCGGCCGACGGCAGCGGACTGCGATTTCTGGATGCTTTCTTTACAGCTACCTCGGCAACCAGCGTGACGGGGCTTGTCGTCGTGGATTCCGGCACCTATTTCTCAATCGCCGGACAATTGATTATTATGCTGCTTATCCAAATCGGCGGGCTTGGCTTTATGACGATGGGCACGCTGTTCGCGCTTGTGCTGAAAAAACGAATTTCACTAAAGGAACGGCTCATTTTGCAGGAAGCAATGAATCAGGGGAGCATGGAGGGAATTGTTCGGCTCATCCGCAAGGTTATTGTATATTCGTTGTCCTTTGAGCTCATTGGTACGCTTCTGTTTACCCTGCGCTTCGCTTGCGACATGCCGTTTGGCAAAGCGATGTATTTCGGTTTGTTTCATGCTATATCGCTGTTTAACAATGCAGGCTTCGATATTTTTGGCGACTACCGCAGCCTGACGATGTATGTAGATGACCCAATCGTGAACCTGACTGCTATGCTGCTTATTATATCCGGGGGGCTCGGTTTTATCGTCATCTCGGATTTGCTGGAATTTCGCCGCCGCAAGCGGCTTTCACTGCACAGCAAGGTGGTGCTGGCGATGACCGGCTCGCTCATCGCAGTTGGGGCGGTCGTTATTTTCATCTTTGAGTTTTCGAATGCGTCAACACTTGGCTCGCTGGATTGGGGCGGAAAAATCCTGTCGTCCTTCTTCCAGTCCGTCTCGCCGAGGACAGCAGGTGCCAATACGCTGAACTATGCCGATTTGCGGCAAGCGACTTTATTTTTCACCATTATATTGATGTTTATTGGCGCATCTCCCGGCTCGACAGGGGGCGGGATCAAGACGACGACGTTTATGACGCTCATAGGGGCGGTTGTCGCGATGTTTCGGGGGAAAGAGGACATTGTCCTGTTCCGTTACCGCCTCGGCAAGGAGCGGGTGCTCAAGGCGCTTACCATTACGATGCTGTCGCTGGTGCTGGTCGTCGTCGTAACGATGCTGTTATCCGCAACCGAGGATCAGCAGTTTATTAAAATTTTGTTTGAAGCAACATCCGCCTTCGGGACGGTAGGCTTGTCGATGGGCATCACGCCAGAGCTGAGCGATTTCGGGAAAATCATCATCTCCATTACGATGTTTGCCGGGCGACTAGGCCCGCTGACGCTTGCTTATGCGCTCAATCCGAAAACAAGCAAGGAGCTTTATCGGTATCCCGAGGGCAAAATTACAATTGGATAG
- a CDS encoding TrkA family potassium uptake protein, which translates to MKKNQFVIVGLGRFGSSLGRELIQLGYEVLGVDKDEEVVQEMSDVLTYTVSADCTDEETLRSIGVRNFDVGVVAIGDDIQASILTTILLKDLGVKTVVAKAMDELHGRVLEKIGVDRVIYPERDMGIRVAHQLVSPNLLDYIELSKDYTIAELVVTGKMHGKTLSDLDLRARFGCSIVAINKPNGIIIAPTATDVLYERDVMVIIGTNEQIEQFEEAATR; encoded by the coding sequence ATGAAAAAGAACCAGTTCGTCATTGTGGGGCTCGGGCGTTTCGGCTCAAGCTTAGGCAGAGAGTTGATTCAGCTAGGCTACGAGGTGCTAGGCGTGGATAAGGATGAGGAGGTCGTGCAGGAGATGAGCGATGTGCTCACCTATACCGTCTCAGCCGATTGTACAGATGAGGAGACGCTCCGCTCGATTGGCGTTCGGAATTTTGACGTTGGTGTTGTAGCGATTGGGGATGATATTCAAGCGAGCATTTTGACGACGATTTTACTCAAGGATTTGGGTGTTAAGACAGTCGTGGCCAAGGCGATGGACGAGCTGCACGGACGAGTGCTGGAAAAAATCGGCGTGGATCGCGTTATTTATCCGGAGCGGGATATGGGCATTCGTGTCGCACATCAGCTGGTGTCGCCGAATTTGCTCGATTACATCGAGCTGTCCAAGGATTATACAATTGCCGAGCTTGTCGTTACGGGAAAAATGCATGGCAAAACGCTCAGCGATCTCGACCTGCGTGCCCGCTTCGGGTGCAGCATAGTAGCGATAAATAAGCCGAATGGCATTATTATTGCCCCGACGGCAACCGATGTGCTGTACGAGCGTGATGTCATGGTCATTATCGGAACGAATGAGCAGATTGAGCAGTTTGAAGAGGCAGCAACAAGGTGA
- a CDS encoding LysR family transcriptional regulator, whose translation MIEEMHMFAAIVEQSSMNKAAALLNLSQPALSRKIAKLEQDIGSQLFRRIGKRLELTPIGQMTYEYALELRQLHRRYLQKVADYESAGRTSITIGASLTTLQTTLPDFIKALNGSHPEFDIKAVTGKTHEIVTYVREGKADIGIVASRIEDAQLHCVPLFEDHLLLVLPKSMVVTDKGMLGIQDLNGLPILLFSKGTWYRMLTDELFAKYNLQPDVRMEIDSFEAIVRLQHTCRAATLLPQSYVREQLLADNDLTVIPIRELAETKRTTSLIHADPAALHPAVRLWIEELAARSKS comes from the coding sequence TTGATTGAGGAAATGCATATGTTTGCCGCCATCGTCGAGCAGTCCAGCATGAACAAGGCTGCAGCGCTGCTGAATTTGTCCCAGCCTGCCCTCTCCCGTAAAATTGCCAAGCTTGAGCAGGATATCGGCTCACAGCTGTTTAGGCGAATCGGCAAGCGGCTTGAGCTGACGCCTATCGGCCAGATGACCTATGAATACGCGCTGGAGCTTCGCCAGCTGCACCGGCGGTACCTGCAGAAGGTTGCCGATTACGAGTCGGCAGGTCGAACGTCCATTACGATTGGTGCGAGCCTGACGACGCTGCAAACGACACTGCCCGATTTTATTAAAGCGCTCAATGGCAGCCATCCTGAATTCGATATTAAGGCGGTCACGGGCAAAACCCATGAGATCGTTACTTATGTAAGGGAAGGCAAAGCGGATATCGGCATTGTCGCCTCGCGTATTGAAGACGCCCAACTGCACTGCGTCCCGCTGTTTGAAGATCATCTGCTGCTCGTTCTGCCGAAAAGCATGGTTGTGACCGATAAAGGCATGCTCGGCATTCAAGACCTCAACGGCTTGCCGATTCTGCTATTCTCCAAAGGAACCTGGTATCGCATGCTTACCGACGAGTTGTTCGCCAAATATAATCTCCAGCCGGATGTGCGCATGGAAATCGACTCCTTCGAGGCCATCGTTCGGCTTCAGCACACGTGCCGAGCAGCGACACTATTGCCTCAATCGTATGTGCGCGAGCAGCTGCTGGCTGACAACGACCTCACCGTCATTCCGATTAGAGAGCTAGCGGAGACGAAGCGCACGACCTCGCTCATTCACGCCGACCCGGCAGCGCTGCATCCAGCGGTACGTCTATGGATTGAGGAGCTAGCCGCCCGTTCGAAGTCGTGA
- a CDS encoding succinate dehydrogenase cytochrome b558 subunit, protein MKGNSYFSRKLHSLLGIIPLGMFIVVHALTNYQSFERGAEGFSSGVSLINSLPLLPIFEIFGIYLPLLFHGVYGLYVAYQSDSNLGRFKYGRNWAFTFQRITGVITFIFVFWHVYQTRFQVYMGHITHEELGSTMHNIATNPLYFVFYVVGVLAATFHFANGLWAFLISWGITVGPRAQRISSIICMGVFVVVAALFILSLVAFRGDEFKEAADLAWAWTNIG, encoded by the coding sequence ATGAAAGGAAATTCGTATTTTTCCCGTAAGCTTCACTCGCTGCTTGGTATCATTCCACTCGGAATGTTTATCGTTGTGCATGCGCTTACGAACTATCAATCGTTCGAGAGGGGGGCAGAGGGGTTCAGCAGCGGCGTTAGCCTCATTAACAGCTTGCCATTGCTGCCGATTTTTGAAATTTTCGGTATTTACCTCCCGCTGCTTTTCCATGGCGTGTACGGCTTATATGTAGCCTATCAATCGGACAGCAACCTAGGGCGCTTCAAGTACGGCCGCAACTGGGCGTTTACATTTCAGCGTATAACGGGTGTTATTACGTTTATCTTCGTGTTCTGGCACGTATACCAAACTCGTTTTCAGGTGTACATGGGCCATATCACACATGAAGAGCTAGGCTCCACGATGCATAATATCGCGACTAACCCGCTTTATTTTGTATTTTATGTGGTCGGAGTCCTCGCAGCGACGTTCCACTTTGCCAATGGCCTTTGGGCATTTTTGATCAGCTGGGGCATTACAGTAGGACCTCGTGCACAACGTATTTCATCCATTATATGTATGGGTGTTTTTGTAGTCGTAGCTGCACTGTTTATCCTTTCGCTGGTTGCCTTCCGCGGCGACGAATTCAAGGAAGCAGCCGATCTTGCATGGGCTTGGACTAATATCGGATAG
- the sdhA gene encoding succinate dehydrogenase flavoprotein subunit: MANNKIIVVGGGLAGLMATIKAAEAGMHVDLFSIVPVKRSHSVCAQGGINGAVNTKGEGDSPWEHFDDTVYGGDFLANQPPVKAMCEAAPGIIHLMDRMGVMFSRTPEGLLDFRRFGGTQYHRTAFAGATTGQQLLYALDEQVRRWEAAGLVTKYEHWEFLGAVLDDEGICRGVSAQDLRSMEVKTFIGDAVILASGGPGIIFGKTTNSVINTGTAASAVYQQGVNYANGEFIQIHPTAIPGDDKLRLMSESARGEGGRVWTYKDGKPWYFLEDKYPAYGNLVPRDIATREIFSVCVDQKLGINGENMVYLDLSHKDPKELDVKLGGIIEIYEKFMGDDPRKLPMKIFPAVHYSMGGMWVDYNQMTNIPGLFAAGECEYQYHGANRLGANSLLSAIYGGMVAGPKAVEYIKGMKKASADVASSVFDREQKRQTNKYESILAMNGTENAYVLHKELGEWMTNNMTVVRFNDKLQATINKIKELKQRYNNININDSMKWNNSSVAFTRQLWNMLELSEAMTLGALLRDESRGAHYKPEFTERNDEKFMKSTIATWTKEGPQISYEDIDVSLISPRKRDYTANKKKGE, translated from the coding sequence ATGGCTAACAATAAAATAATCGTCGTAGGCGGCGGCCTTGCCGGTCTAATGGCTACGATAAAGGCAGCAGAAGCTGGCATGCACGTTGATCTGTTCTCGATCGTGCCGGTGAAGCGTTCCCATTCCGTCTGCGCACAGGGCGGCATCAATGGAGCGGTAAATACAAAAGGTGAAGGCGACTCGCCTTGGGAGCATTTTGACGATACGGTGTATGGGGGAGACTTCCTCGCTAACCAGCCACCAGTTAAGGCAATGTGTGAAGCAGCACCAGGCATTATCCACTTAATGGACCGTATGGGCGTTATGTTCAGCCGTACGCCGGAGGGCTTGCTCGATTTCCGTCGTTTCGGAGGTACACAGTATCACCGTACTGCATTTGCAGGTGCCACAACGGGACAGCAGCTGCTATACGCTTTGGACGAGCAAGTTCGCCGCTGGGAAGCTGCCGGTCTCGTAACGAAATACGAGCACTGGGAATTCCTTGGCGCGGTTCTGGATGACGAAGGCATTTGCCGCGGAGTATCTGCACAGGATTTGCGTTCAATGGAAGTGAAGACGTTTATTGGTGATGCCGTTATATTGGCATCGGGTGGTCCTGGTATTATTTTTGGCAAGACGACGAACTCGGTTATTAATACAGGTACAGCAGCAAGTGCGGTGTATCAGCAAGGCGTTAATTATGCGAACGGCGAATTTATTCAAATTCACCCAACCGCGATTCCAGGCGATGACAAGCTGCGCTTGATGTCCGAATCGGCACGTGGCGAAGGCGGACGCGTATGGACTTACAAAGACGGCAAGCCTTGGTACTTCCTTGAGGATAAATATCCGGCTTACGGAAACCTTGTACCGCGCGATATTGCGACTCGTGAAATTTTCAGCGTCTGTGTCGATCAGAAGCTCGGCATTAATGGCGAGAACATGGTTTATCTTGATCTTTCTCATAAAGATCCGAAGGAGCTTGATGTGAAGCTCGGCGGCATCATTGAAATTTATGAGAAGTTCATGGGTGATGACCCACGGAAGCTGCCGATGAAAATTTTCCCTGCGGTTCACTATTCGATGGGCGGCATGTGGGTGGATTACAACCAAATGACGAACATCCCTGGTTTGTTTGCAGCAGGCGAATGCGAGTATCAATACCATGGTGCGAACCGTCTCGGAGCGAACTCGCTGCTGTCGGCAATCTACGGCGGTATGGTCGCAGGTCCGAAAGCGGTAGAGTACATTAAAGGCATGAAGAAGGCTTCGGCTGACGTGGCTTCCTCCGTATTTGACCGTGAGCAAAAACGCCAGACGAATAAATACGAAAGCATTCTTGCCATGAACGGTACAGAAAATGCTTACGTTCTGCACAAGGAGCTTGGCGAATGGATGACCAACAATATGACGGTTGTTCGCTTCAACGACAAGCTGCAAGCAACGATCAACAAGATCAAAGAACTCAAGCAGCGTTATAACAATATCAACATCAATGACTCGATGAAATGGAACAACTCAAGCGTCGCCTTCACTCGCCAGCTATGGAATATGCTTGAGCTGTCCGAGGCTATGACCCTGGGTGCCCTGCTTCGTGACGAAAGCCGCGGTGCGCATTACAAGCCGGAGTTCACTGAGCGCAATGACGAGAAGTTCATGAAGTCAACGATTGCGACGTGGACGAAGGAAGGTCCACAAATTTCGTACGAGGACATCGATGTTTCCCTTATTTCACCGCGTAAACGCGACTACACAGCGAACAAGAAGAAAGGAGAATAA
- the sdhB gene encoding succinate dehydrogenase iron-sulfur subunit, with protein sequence MADTTTATKTVKFIITRQDGPDSAPYKEEFEIPYRPNMNVISGLMEIQRNPTMADGGNTAPVCWESNCLEEVCGACSMVINGKPRQACSALIDQLEQPVRLEPMRTFPVVRDLVINRERMFNALKRVKAWIPIDGTYDLGPGPRLAESKRQWAYELSKCMTCGVCLESCPNVNDRNSFVGPAAISQVRLFNVHPTGEMNKEERLEALMEDGGIEGCGNSQNCVRSCPKGIPLTTSIAAINKDTTKHLFKKWLGF encoded by the coding sequence ATGGCTGATACGACTACTGCTACAAAAACCGTCAAGTTCATTATCACTCGTCAGGATGGCCCGGATTCTGCGCCTTACAAAGAGGAATTTGAAATTCCGTATCGCCCGAATATGAACGTTATTAGCGGACTAATGGAAATTCAGCGTAATCCGACGATGGCAGATGGCGGCAATACAGCTCCAGTATGCTGGGAATCCAACTGTCTGGAAGAAGTTTGCGGCGCCTGCTCCATGGTTATTAACGGCAAGCCGCGCCAAGCGTGCAGCGCACTGATCGACCAATTGGAGCAGCCTGTACGTCTGGAGCCCATGCGTACGTTCCCGGTTGTGCGTGACCTTGTTATCAATCGTGAGCGCATGTTTAACGCCCTCAAACGCGTTAAGGCATGGATTCCGATTGATGGCACTTATGATCTCGGTCCTGGCCCGCGCCTGGCAGAATCGAAGCGTCAATGGGCTTACGAGCTTTCCAAGTGCATGACGTGCGGCGTATGTCTGGAATCTTGCCCGAACGTCAATGATCGCAATAGCTTTGTTGGTCCTGCGGCCATTTCTCAGGTTCGCTTGTTCAACGTTCACCCTACGGGAGAAATGAACAAGGAAGAGCGTCTGGAAGCCTTGATGGAGGATGGCGGCATTGAGGGCTGCGGCAACTCGCAAAACTGTGTTCGCTCTTGTCCGAAGGGCATTCCGCTTACGACGTCGATTGCGGCAATCAACAAAGATACAACGAAGCATCTGTTCAAAAAATGGCTTGGATTTTAA
- a CDS encoding helix-turn-helix domain-containing protein, which produces MDYSTMCPKYEAAAEILGKKWTGLIIRVLLAGPKRFKEIKEQIPDMSDKMLTDRMKELEQLSIIKRTVYPEMPVRIEYELSDKGHHLQPVIQSIQKWGEEWL; this is translated from the coding sequence TTGGATTATTCAACAATGTGCCCAAAGTATGAAGCAGCGGCCGAAATTTTAGGCAAGAAATGGACCGGTCTCATCATTCGGGTGCTACTAGCTGGACCAAAGAGGTTCAAGGAGATCAAGGAGCAAATTCCGGATATGAGCGACAAGATGCTTACGGACCGGATGAAGGAGCTTGAGCAGCTTTCCATTATTAAACGAACGGTATATCCAGAAATGCCTGTTCGCATTGAATACGAATTAAGTGACAAGGGCCATCATTTACAGCCTGTCATTCAATCGATTCAAAAGTGGGGCGAAGAGTGGCTGTAA
- a CDS encoding DoxX family protein encodes MLDTGLLIIRVVLGLLMVGHGAQKLFGWFGGYGLKGTGGWLDSIGVKPGVLMALAAGLSEAVGGLLFAAGLWTWLGAVLLIIPMIMAIAKVHGANGLWSTQNGYEYNLVLIAVFVGVALTGAGEWSIDALLK; translated from the coding sequence ATGTTAGACACAGGATTATTGATTATTCGGGTAGTATTGGGTTTGTTGATGGTGGGTCATGGAGCGCAGAAGCTGTTTGGCTGGTTCGGTGGATACGGATTGAAGGGCACGGGCGGCTGGCTGGATTCAATTGGTGTTAAACCGGGTGTGCTGATGGCACTTGCAGCAGGACTAAGCGAAGCGGTAGGCGGCTTGCTGTTTGCGGCAGGCTTATGGACATGGCTTGGCGCGGTGCTGTTAATCATCCCGATGATTATGGCGATCGCTAAAGTGCATGGTGCTAATGGGCTGTGGTCAACACAGAATGGCTACGAATATAATCTGGTGCTGATTGCTGTATTTGTCGGTGTTGCTTTAACTGGTGCTGGAGAATGGTCCATCGACGCCTTGCTTAAATAA
- a CDS encoding DMT family transporter, with product MWLTIAISSAFLFGLAGWWMKRSQMGGGTTSALLLGLYASGSVGFGIHAAFEGSLVSLADYRVWVAGAIIGIGSAIGNAVFMKALDYGPASLTSPLTNMNIVLVVALGTLVYKEPLHLMQACGILLLLLAVVLISYRKQVQAVPAQKQWFFYVGAAVLFFTFRNGGLKVTEEWGFSSAPILFVGYLLPYLWFALRTQEKSSPYSKPAYRTGLLYGLLAGLFSYAGLQLYATALATGPANLAAPIFATNSLVVAAGAILIYKEKLNAAQWAAFACMMIGLVVIRL from the coding sequence ATGTGGTTAACAATTGCCATCTCTAGCGCCTTTTTATTCGGATTAGCGGGCTGGTGGATGAAAAGAAGCCAGATGGGCGGCGGCACGACCTCCGCGCTGCTGCTTGGTCTTTACGCCTCAGGCTCGGTCGGATTTGGGATTCATGCCGCGTTCGAGGGCTCGCTTGTTTCGTTAGCCGATTACCGGGTCTGGGTTGCTGGAGCGATCATTGGGATAGGCTCTGCCATAGGCAACGCGGTGTTTATGAAGGCGCTGGACTATGGTCCGGCAAGCCTGACCTCTCCACTGACGAATATGAACATCGTGCTTGTCGTTGCATTAGGCACACTTGTTTATAAGGAGCCGCTTCACCTTATGCAGGCTTGCGGCATTTTGCTACTGCTCCTAGCGGTTGTGCTTATATCTTATAGAAAACAAGTACAAGCCGTCCCTGCCCAGAAGCAGTGGTTTTTCTACGTTGGCGCGGCGGTGTTGTTTTTCACCTTCCGCAATGGCGGACTGAAGGTAACAGAGGAATGGGGATTTTCCAGCGCACCGATTTTATTCGTTGGCTATTTGCTCCCCTATCTCTGGTTCGCTTTGCGAACCCAAGAAAAAAGCAGTCCGTATAGCAAACCCGCCTACCGAACAGGCTTGCTATACGGACTGCTTGCCGGCCTTTTCTCCTACGCTGGCCTCCAGCTTTATGCAACTGCACTGGCGACAGGTCCAGCTAACCTAGCTGCGCCAATCTTCGCGACGAACAGTCTCGTGGTAGCAGCAGGGGCTATTTTAATTTACAAGGAAAAGCTAAATGCCGCCCAGTGGGCGGCATTCGCATGCATGATGATTGGGCTTGTTGTCATTCGCTTATAG
- a CDS encoding histidinol-phosphatase, giving the protein MKFDLHTHHERCGHADGTIEDYITAALDAGLQAIGISDHSPYFGHKDDRPFPGIAMAQSEFDNYIKEVLELKAKYEGRIEVLLGMESDFFPERLPAYRDAYEGVPFDYIIGSVHQVSGVSIFNRNRWKGLSEKQQIEDKRRYYDLISQSARSGMFDVLGHIDAMKGYYPAFSDIKADAEIDDTLRIIAENDVSIEINTSGSTKYVGGWYPSDDILERANHFGVTVTFGSDAHVPARVGDDWDRVSKRLKEIGFKKWVFYRQRKQIIVPL; this is encoded by the coding sequence ATGAAATTTGATCTGCACACCCATCACGAACGTTGCGGCCACGCCGACGGAACGATTGAAGACTATATTACTGCCGCACTCGACGCAGGTTTGCAGGCCATCGGCATTTCTGATCATTCGCCTTATTTCGGCCATAAGGACGATCGCCCTTTTCCTGGCATCGCTATGGCGCAATCCGAATTTGACAACTACATAAAGGAAGTCCTTGAGCTTAAAGCAAAATATGAGGGCCGTATTGAAGTGCTGCTCGGTATGGAATCAGATTTTTTCCCTGAACGTCTTCCCGCTTATCGCGACGCCTACGAAGGCGTACCGTTCGACTACATTATCGGCTCTGTCCATCAGGTAAGCGGAGTAAGCATTTTTAATCGCAACCGCTGGAAAGGCTTAAGCGAGAAGCAGCAAATCGAAGATAAGCGCCGTTATTATGATCTGATTAGCCAATCGGCCCGCAGCGGCATGTTTGACGTGCTGGGGCATATTGATGCAATGAAGGGCTATTACCCTGCCTTCTCCGACATTAAAGCCGATGCCGAAATTGATGATACGCTTCGCATTATTGCGGAAAACGACGTGTCGATTGAAATTAATACTTCCGGCAGTACAAAATATGTAGGCGGCTGGTATCCATCCGATGACATTTTAGAGCGTGCCAATCATTTCGGCGTCACAGTGACCTTCGGCTCCGATGCCCATGTTCCAGCAAGGGTCGGCGACGATTGGGATCGCGTCAGCAAACGCCTCAAGGAAATTGGCTTTAAAAAATGGGTCTTCTACCGCCAGCGCAAGCAGATTATCGTGCCGCTGTAG
- a CDS encoding LysR family transcriptional regulator, translating into MNISQLETLLTISKTMSFRKAGELLNLTQPAVSAQIKTLEEEFKTVLIDRNQPVTLTDHGQVFLEHAEKILLIVEELKAKLSDLNTTPQGHILLGTTSSIAIQILPRVLSYFQDQFPLIKTTIHTMPSSQVTASVENGSIDIGISYLFEKNPNLHSSTLYYDTFELVVSPEHPLSDLKHTTVEALKDIPMIMLAPDTLGRRFVDKIFRQYNIQPNIMMELSSSEEVKRMVEINLGAAVVSKLSIAEELRRGSLKMIKVNELEISHPVGVVYKSGRYLNTAMQQFLSDLKGMPEHQFISSE; encoded by the coding sequence GTGAATATTAGCCAACTTGAAACACTCCTCACCATTTCCAAAACGATGAGCTTCCGCAAGGCGGGTGAGTTGCTTAATTTAACTCAGCCTGCCGTATCCGCACAAATCAAGACGCTTGAAGAGGAATTCAAGACGGTTCTGATTGACCGCAATCAGCCTGTGACCCTTACCGACCATGGACAAGTTTTTCTAGAGCATGCCGAGAAAATTTTGCTTATTGTCGAGGAGCTTAAGGCTAAGCTTTCAGACCTCAATACGACGCCTCAAGGTCACATTTTACTTGGAACGACCTCTTCGATTGCGATTCAGATTTTGCCGCGGGTATTATCTTACTTTCAAGACCAGTTTCCGCTCATTAAAACAACGATTCATACGATGCCGTCCTCGCAGGTGACCGCCAGTGTGGAAAATGGCAGCATCGACATCGGTATTTCTTACTTATTTGAAAAAAATCCAAATTTGCACTCATCCACTCTTTATTACGATACGTTTGAGCTTGTTGTATCCCCGGAGCATCCGCTGAGCGATTTGAAGCATACTACCGTAGAAGCGCTCAAGGACATCCCTATGATTATGCTGGCACCCGACACACTGGGACGGCGCTTCGTTGACAAAATTTTTCGTCAGTACAACATTCAGCCGAACATTATGATGGAGCTATCGAGCAGCGAAGAGGTGAAGCGCATGGTTGAAATTAATCTCGGCGCCGCTGTCGTCTCCAAGCTATCCATTGCTGAAGAGCTGCGGCGGGGCTCGCTCAAGATGATTAAAGTAAATGAGCTTGAAATTAGCCATCCAGTCGGCGTCGTCTACAAGTCCGGCAGATATTTAAACACGGCAATGCAGCAGTTTTTAAGCGATCTCAAGGGCATGCCGGAGCATCAATTCATAAGCAGCGAATAA
- a CDS encoding MFS transporter — translation MYDWANSAFAATMMATVMPIFYSGVAASNLSGTKAEAYWGYTQSIAMLFVAVLSPILGAVADYMGSKIKFLTVFMLMGAASSAAMAFVGEGDWLLASILLIIGTMGFAGGNTFYDALLVDGVPMERRDVVSAQGYAYGYIGGGLLLLVNILMIQNFELFGFPNKTFATQMVFVTVGIWWFVFSLPLLRSVKEPVKKGKVGFGTALGKGFTRLRGTLQTVKRYPELLKYMASFLFFNDGINTVVVMATIYGQGIGINTDDMIKALLITQFVGFPCTIVFGRLAARFGSKRLLYVSLWFYVVIVILGYFMTSSLHFYLLAIMVGVVQGGSQAISRSIYSGMVPPSRSGEFFGFLSLSSKFSSVVGPLLFSVVATVTGSTRIAILSLIALFIIGIVLLMFVNLTKGRAEALAGDEGVINA, via the coding sequence ATGTACGACTGGGCCAATTCGGCATTTGCGGCAACGATGATGGCGACCGTCATGCCCATCTTTTATTCAGGTGTGGCAGCGTCTAATTTATCAGGAACGAAGGCGGAAGCCTACTGGGGATACACCCAAAGCATTGCGATGCTGTTCGTTGCGGTGCTGTCGCCGATTTTGGGAGCGGTAGCCGATTATATGGGCTCCAAAATCAAATTTCTGACGGTTTTTATGCTAATGGGAGCCGCCTCTAGTGCCGCGATGGCGTTTGTTGGCGAAGGGGACTGGCTGCTGGCTTCAATCCTGCTAATTATAGGAACGATGGGCTTTGCTGGAGGCAATACCTTTTATGATGCGCTGCTGGTGGATGGCGTGCCGATGGAGCGCAGGGATGTCGTGAGTGCGCAAGGCTATGCATATGGCTATATTGGCGGAGGCTTGCTGCTGCTCGTTAATATTTTGATGATTCAAAATTTCGAGCTATTCGGTTTTCCTAATAAAACCTTTGCGACCCAAATGGTATTTGTAACGGTAGGCATTTGGTGGTTTGTATTCTCGCTGCCGCTGCTTCGTTCGGTGAAGGAGCCTGTGAAAAAGGGTAAGGTCGGTTTTGGCACCGCCCTTGGCAAAGGCTTCACAAGGCTGCGCGGCACGCTGCAAACGGTTAAGCGATATCCGGAGCTGCTGAAATATATGGCTTCGTTTTTATTTTTCAACGATGGCATTAATACGGTTGTTGTGATGGCAACCATCTATGGTCAGGGAATCGGCATTAATACGGATGATATGATTAAGGCGCTGCTTATTACGCAATTTGTCGGATTTCCATGTACGATTGTATTCGGCAGACTTGCAGCGCGTTTTGGTTCGAAAAGGCTGTTATATGTGTCGTTATGGTTTTATGTCGTTATTGTCATTTTAGGATATTTTATGACGTCATCGCTGCATTTTTATTTGTTGGCGATTATGGTTGGCGTCGTGCAGGGAGGCAGTCAGGCGATTTCGCGCTCGATTTATTCGGGCATGGTGCCGCCGTCCAGATCGGGTGAGTTTTTTGGCTTTCTCTCGCTGTCCAGCAAGTTTTCATCTGTTGTAGGACCGCTGCTGTTCTCGGTAGTTGCCACAGTTACAGGCTCTACCCGTATCGCTATCCTCTCGCTTATAGCGTTATTCATTATCGGCATTGTGCTGCTGATGTTCGTCAATTTGACGAAGGGCAGAGCAGAGGCGCTGGCCGGGGATGAGGGAGTAATTAATGCTTGA